From Alteribacter lacisalsi, a single genomic window includes:
- a CDS encoding ABC transporter ATP-binding protein, whose amino-acid sequence MDSIKRYLKFVKPYWKQITITVFIGMLKFGFPLIIPLLMKIVIDDIVGAEDMTTAEQLSQLYWMMGIVFFVFLFLRPPVEYYRQYFAQWTGSKILYDIRTQLFTHLQKLSLRFYSNNKSGEVISRVIHDVEQTKNFIITGMMNIWLDMFTIIVAIIIMLTMDPLLTLVAVVLLPFYGIAIKYFYTKLRYLTRERSQALAEVQGHLHERLQGMNVIRSFALENHEEHQFDKRNENFLSKALNHTRWNAKTFAVINTLTDLAPILVIAVAGTLVIQGNVTVGTMVAFVAYMDRLYNPLRRLVNSSTTLTQSIASMDRMFELADEAYDIEDKKDAVPMKHPRGEVTFDHVFFNYEQNDDLVLKDLHFHVESGETIAIVGMSGGGKSTIMSLIPRFYDVSEGRILIDGRDVRDYKVRSLRDRIGMVLQDNIIFSESVKFNILMGRPDASDEEVIEAAKAANAHDFIMELPDGYDTSIGERGVKLSGGQKQRVAIARVFLKSPEILVFDEATSALDLESEQLIQESLFKLARDRTTFIVAHRLSTITHADRIFLIENGRLVEDGTHDELMLKQGAYHRLFQVQQLT is encoded by the coding sequence ATGGACAGTATTAAACGCTATCTTAAATTTGTGAAACCGTACTGGAAGCAAATCACCATTACCGTCTTTATCGGTATGCTCAAGTTCGGGTTCCCTCTGATCATCCCCCTCCTGATGAAAATCGTGATTGACGACATCGTTGGAGCGGAGGACATGACAACCGCCGAACAGCTGAGTCAGCTTTACTGGATGATGGGCATCGTCTTTTTCGTCTTTCTTTTTCTCCGTCCACCGGTCGAGTATTACCGGCAGTATTTTGCCCAGTGGACCGGAAGCAAGATTCTTTATGACATCCGGACGCAGCTGTTTACCCACCTGCAGAAGCTGAGCCTGAGATTTTACTCGAATAATAAATCCGGGGAAGTGATCTCCCGCGTGATCCACGATGTGGAGCAGACGAAGAACTTCATCATCACCGGGATGATGAACATCTGGCTCGACATGTTCACGATCATCGTGGCGATTATCATTATGCTCACAATGGATCCTCTGCTCACGCTCGTGGCTGTGGTGCTGCTTCCGTTTTACGGCATTGCCATCAAATATTTTTATACCAAACTGCGCTACCTCACCCGTGAGCGCTCCCAGGCGCTGGCGGAAGTACAGGGACATCTGCATGAACGGCTCCAGGGCATGAACGTGATCCGAAGCTTCGCTCTTGAAAACCACGAAGAGCACCAGTTCGATAAAAGAAACGAAAACTTTCTGTCTAAAGCCTTGAACCATACGCGCTGGAATGCGAAGACGTTTGCCGTGATCAATACGCTCACCGATCTTGCGCCGATCCTCGTGATCGCTGTGGCTGGAACCCTTGTGATTCAGGGGAATGTAACGGTCGGAACGATGGTCGCCTTTGTGGCCTACATGGACCGGCTTTATAATCCGCTCCGGCGCCTGGTGAACTCGTCCACCACATTGACTCAGTCGATTGCCTCCATGGACCGGATGTTTGAACTCGCCGATGAGGCGTACGACATCGAGGACAAAAAGGATGCAGTTCCGATGAAGCATCCCCGCGGTGAGGTGACGTTTGATCATGTGTTTTTCAACTACGAGCAGAATGACGATCTCGTGCTGAAAGACCTTCATTTTCACGTTGAGAGCGGCGAGACGATCGCGATCGTCGGCATGAGCGGCGGCGGGAAAAGTACGATCATGAGCCTGATTCCGCGGTTTTACGATGTTTCTGAAGGGCGGATCCTGATCGACGGCCGTGATGTGCGCGACTACAAAGTCCGCAGCCTCCGGGACCGAATCGGCATGGTGCTTCAGGACAACATCATTTTCAGTGAGTCGGTCAAATTCAACATTCTCATGGGCCGGCCGGACGCCTCGGATGAAGAAGTGATCGAAGCCGCCAAAGCTGCCAACGCCCACGATTTCATTATGGAACTGCCGGACGGCTATGATACAAGCATCGGTGAGCGGGGCGTGAAACTCTCCGGCGGGCAGAAACAGCGCGTGGCGATCGCCCGTGTGTTCCTGAAAAGTCCCGAAATTCTCGTGTTCGACGAGGCCACATCGGCACTTGACCTTGAAAGCGAGCAGCTGATTCAGGAATCTCTGTTCAAGCTCGCCAGGGACCGGACCACGTTTATCGTGGCCCACCGCCTGTCTACCATCACCCACGCGGACCGGATTTTCCTGATCGAAAACGGCCGGCTGGTGGAGGACGGGACCCACGATGAACTGATGTTGAAGCAGGGTGCCTATCACCGCCTGTTCCAGGTCCAGCAGCTCACTTAG
- a CDS encoding aromatic acid exporter family protein, with protein sequence MRLGARILKTGLAITLALYVATWLGFEPAVYAAMAAVFAVQPSVYRSFMTILDQVQANVISAVLAVVFVLSFGHEPFVVGVVVVLVIAINLKLGKEAIIPLAVVTAIIIMEAPSENFIEFAASRFLLVMIGVGASFLVNLVFLPPKHENHLYHKISDANEEIIQWIRLLTRHEAEYNTLKRDLKKLKDAMVKMDNIFLLYKDERTYFPKNEYPRMRKVVLFRQMLYTSKKSLRILRSLSRHENNMQRMPDELQDFIRLQLDDLMNYHERIMLKYMGKVRPQTTDDLYEEVEIGKRQLTDLFFKLHEDKEMDRDDWIHFFPVVALVVEYSEELEHLDKLMDSFFKYHKDDNEVKISERD encoded by the coding sequence ATGAGGCTTGGCGCCCGTATTTTAAAAACAGGGCTGGCGATTACGCTCGCTCTTTATGTTGCTACATGGCTCGGCTTTGAACCGGCTGTGTATGCGGCGATGGCGGCGGTTTTTGCCGTTCAGCCGTCTGTGTACCGAAGCTTTATGACGATTCTTGACCAGGTGCAGGCAAACGTGATCAGTGCTGTGCTTGCGGTCGTGTTTGTGCTGTCGTTCGGCCATGAGCCGTTTGTTGTCGGTGTTGTAGTGGTGCTTGTCATTGCAATCAACCTGAAGCTCGGCAAGGAGGCTATCATTCCTCTCGCCGTGGTCACGGCGATCATCATCATGGAAGCACCGTCGGAGAATTTTATTGAATTTGCTGCCTCACGGTTTCTGCTCGTGATGATCGGTGTCGGGGCATCTTTTCTCGTGAACCTGGTGTTTTTGCCCCCGAAGCACGAAAACCATCTGTATCATAAAATTTCCGACGCAAATGAGGAAATCATTCAGTGGATTCGGCTGCTCACCCGTCACGAGGCGGAGTACAATACGTTAAAAAGGGATTTGAAGAAGCTCAAGGATGCCATGGTGAAAATGGATAATATCTTTCTTCTTTACAAGGATGAGCGTACGTATTTTCCTAAAAATGAGTACCCGCGAATGCGGAAAGTAGTGCTGTTCCGGCAGATGCTTTACACATCAAAAAAGTCTCTCAGGATTCTGAGAAGTCTGAGCCGTCACGAGAATAACATGCAGCGGATGCCCGATGAGCTTCAGGACTTTATCCGGTTACAGCTTGATGATTTAATGAATTATCATGAACGGATCATGCTCAAGTATATGGGCAAGGTCCGGCCGCAGACCACTGACGATCTTTATGAGGAAGTCGAGATTGGTAAACGTCAGCTTACGGATCTGTTCTTCAAGCTTCATGAAGACAAGGAGATGGATCGGGACGACTGGATCCACTTTTTCCCGGTGGTAGCACTGGTGGTTGAGTACAGTGAGGAGCTTGAGCACCTCGACAAGCTCATGGACAGCTTCTTTAAGTATCATAAAGATGACAACGAAGTGAAAATATCGGAACGTGACTGA